Proteins encoded together in one Mannheimia haemolytica window:
- the neuC gene encoding Polysialic acid biosynthesis protein P7: MKNIAYITGSRAEYGIVKRLLQKLDQDPNINFSLVVTAMHLDPQYGNTVTVIEQDGFEIAARIPLTLNSENNQAVIHSMAECLDQFGEHFQQHRYDAVIVLGDRYEMLAVATAAAMHNIPLIHLHGGEQTLGNYDEFIRHCITKMSKLHLTSTEEYRQRVIQMGELPENVVNTGSLGAENSLDLVLPTQAELVERLDIPTSPYFLVVFHPETLTDVSVLDQIDALLNAFEQFKDKYQFVFIGSNSDTNSEQIYARFKDYTDENQFKFFTSVKPEEYLALIKYSNGLIGNSSSGLIEAPSCGVGTLNIGNRQQGRVRGESVIDVESNEQAIVEGIEKLISADFQYRLPDMKNPYFQDNAMEKAYNAIKIFLADSYHTQPKGFYDVAFLQAVKKSE, from the coding sequence ATGAAAAATATTGCCTATATTACCGGATCTCGTGCTGAATACGGGATTGTCAAACGTTTATTACAGAAATTAGATCAGGATCCAAACATCAATTTTTCGTTGGTCGTGACAGCGATGCATTTGGATCCGCAATATGGCAATACGGTGACTGTTATTGAGCAAGATGGCTTTGAGATTGCAGCTCGTATTCCATTGACGTTAAATAGCGAAAATAACCAAGCAGTTATTCATTCGATGGCAGAGTGTTTAGACCAATTTGGCGAACATTTCCAGCAACATCGTTATGATGCGGTGATTGTGCTAGGGGATCGTTACGAGATGTTGGCGGTGGCAACGGCGGCGGCGATGCATAATATTCCGTTGATTCATCTGCACGGTGGCGAGCAAACATTGGGCAATTACGATGAATTTATTCGCCATTGCATTACCAAAATGTCTAAATTGCATTTAACTTCAACTGAAGAATATAGACAGCGTGTGATTCAAATGGGTGAGTTGCCGGAAAATGTGGTGAATACCGGTTCGTTGGGGGCAGAAAATAGCTTGGATTTAGTGCTGCCGACTCAAGCAGAATTAGTCGAGAGATTAGACATTCCGACATCGCCTTATTTTTTAGTGGTGTTTCACCCGGAAACCTTAACCGATGTTTCCGTGTTGGATCAGATTGATGCATTGCTCAATGCCTTTGAGCAGTTTAAAGACAAATACCAATTCGTTTTTATTGGCTCAAATTCAGACACCAATTCAGAGCAAATTTATGCCCGCTTTAAGGATTACACCGATGAAAATCAATTTAAGTTTTTCACCTCAGTAAAACCGGAAGAGTATTTAGCGTTGATTAAATATTCAAATGGGTTGATTGGTAATAGTTCATCAGGCTTGATCGAAGCACCAAGTTGCGGCGTTGGTACGCTAAATATCGGTAATCGCCAGCAAGGTCGAGTACGGGGGGAGAGCGTAATTGATGTGGAGAGTAACGAGCAGGCTATCGTGGAAGGTATTGAAAAATTGATTTCAGCCGATTTCCAATACCGTTTGCCTGATATGAAAAATCCATATTTTCAAGACAATGCGATGGAAAAGGCTTACAATGCAATTAAAATATTCTTAGCAGATAGTTACCATACTCAACCTAAAGGATTTTATGATGTGGCTTTCTTGCAAGCGGTCAAAAAATCAGAATAA
- a CDS encoding Polysaccharide biosynthesis protein, with protein MKAVKDSVIYLIGELASKSIPFLLLPYFSRKLGVAGYGELSYYQTFAALFVIFIGLSQDGAVARYFYFYGRRSLNLVLSTGYLYTLCATLLILLGCWYFQSEIIAYVAIGAMFQSFLNVQLSVRQCQKQAVAYTTIQLMSAIFSAVITVAMMEYFKTDLVEKRILAILISNGLVFLIAYFLYAKRAKTKKFSLARHKTALLYLLGFGIPLILHHSSIFLKGQLDRVFIYHKFSEADLGLYAMGAQIAMILAIVVQALNKATLPYFYEALKQKKINVRHIHKWAFYALFIVPLPAIVMWFIPEELVVWLLGSQFVGTKYYIILFLIATMLVVPYLILVNYLFFYGKNKLISLCSILSTIFYLAALFALTFTKIEYIPFASIIGAISIIPILYIMTAKVGKTV; from the coding sequence ATGAAAGCAGTTAAAGACAGCGTGATTTATTTAATTGGGGAATTGGCTTCAAAGTCAATTCCTTTCTTACTCTTACCCTACTTTTCCCGCAAACTCGGTGTGGCAGGCTATGGGGAGCTTTCTTATTACCAAACCTTCGCCGCTTTATTTGTGATTTTTATCGGGCTTAGCCAAGATGGGGCTGTTGCTCGCTATTTCTATTTTTATGGTAGGCGTTCACTAAATTTAGTTTTGAGTACCGGGTATTTATATACTCTTTGTGCAACTTTGCTTATTCTGTTGGGTTGCTGGTATTTCCAGTCTGAAATTATTGCTTATGTAGCGATTGGGGCGATGTTTCAATCGTTTCTGAATGTACAGCTTAGTGTAAGGCAGTGCCAAAAACAGGCGGTTGCTTATACAACGATTCAATTAATGTCGGCGATTTTTTCGGCAGTAATTACCGTTGCAATGATGGAATATTTTAAGACCGATTTAGTAGAAAAGCGGATTTTAGCGATTTTGATAAGCAATGGCTTAGTCTTTTTAATCGCTTACTTTTTGTATGCTAAAAGAGCAAAAACGAAGAAATTTAGCCTTGCCCGCCATAAAACCGCTTTATTGTATTTATTAGGTTTTGGTATTCCGTTGATTTTGCACCATTCCAGTATTTTTCTAAAAGGGCAGTTAGACAGAGTATTTATTTACCATAAATTTAGCGAAGCGGATTTAGGCTTATATGCAATGGGGGCTCAAATTGCAATGATTTTAGCCATTGTGGTTCAAGCCTTAAATAAAGCAACACTGCCTTATTTTTATGAAGCCTTAAAGCAGAAAAAAATTAATGTACGCCATATCCACAAATGGGCGTTTTATGCTTTATTTATAGTGCCACTGCCGGCTATTGTGATGTGGTTTATTCCTGAAGAATTAGTGGTATGGCTTCTAGGTAGCCAATTTGTAGGTACAAAATACTACATTATTCTCTTTTTAATTGCGACAATGTTGGTTGTTCCTTATCTCATTTTAGTGAATTATTTATTTTTTTATGGCAAAAATAAGCTGATTTCGCTTTGCTCGATTTTATCTACTATTTTTTATTTAGCTGCATTATTTGCTTTAACTTTTACTAAAATTGAATATATTCCTTTTGCCAGTATTATTGGTGCAATCAGCATTATTCCGATTCTCTACATAATGACGGCAAAAGTAGGAAAAACCGTATGA
- the lst_2 gene encoding CMP-N-acetylneuraminate-beta-galactosamide-alpha-2,3-sialyltransferase, whose protein sequence is MNLIICCTPLQVLIAEKIIEMHPNERFYGVMLSTVKNAKFDFYQARLAQKCEQFFAMQQHSERIQLLKEIIYLKRTFGGKQFNKVFLANINELEIQFLLSAISFQELNTFDDGTANIVQNSIFYQAENIGLNRKLINLVLGNKYSLEKLKQRSKIHYTIYKDFPNIIENTVYIDLIKNVEPADTVPLNDKVTHILLGQPIFERDDEKNIALAEKVIQRFGIELYLPHPRETYQLENVEYINTNLIFEDYIFQEFSHKKCRVYTYFSSAVINILNKSKHIEVVALRVNVDNPAYLQSYELLEKLGVQIIDIRE, encoded by the coding sequence ATGAATTTAATTATTTGTTGCACGCCCTTGCAAGTATTGATTGCTGAAAAAATCATTGAAATGCACCCTAATGAACGATTCTATGGGGTGATGCTTTCTACGGTAAAAAACGCCAAATTTGATTTTTACCAAGCTAGGTTAGCTCAAAAATGCGAACAATTCTTTGCGATGCAACAGCATAGCGAGCGTATTCAATTATTAAAAGAAATTATTTATTTGAAACGCACTTTTGGCGGTAAGCAGTTTAATAAAGTGTTTTTGGCAAATATTAATGAGTTAGAAATTCAATTCCTATTAAGTGCAATTTCCTTTCAAGAACTCAATACCTTTGATGATGGCACAGCTAATATTGTACAAAACAGTATTTTCTATCAAGCTGAAAATATTGGGTTAAATCGAAAATTGATTAATCTTGTTTTAGGTAATAAATATAGCCTGGAAAAGCTAAAACAACGCTCTAAAATCCATTATACGATTTACAAAGATTTCCCGAATATTATTGAAAATACGGTTTATATTGATCTTATTAAGAATGTTGAACCAGCGGATACAGTACCATTAAACGATAAAGTTACCCATATTTTATTAGGGCAGCCTATTTTTGAACGAGATGATGAAAAAAATATAGCATTAGCGGAAAAAGTCATTCAACGATTTGGTATTGAGTTATATTTGCCTCACCCAAGAGAAACGTATCAATTAGAAAATGTAGAATATATTAATACTAATCTAATTTTTGAAGATTATATTTTTCAAGAGTTTAGCCATAAAAAATGTAGAGTTTATACTTATTTTAGTAGTGCAGTGATTAATATTTTAAATAAAAGTAAGCATATTGAAGTAGTGGCATTGAGAGTGAATGTAGATAATCCGGCTTATCTGCAAAGTTATGAATTGCTTGAAAAATTAGGCGTTCAGATTATTGATATTAGAGAATAA
- a CDS encoding Glycosyltransferase family 25 (LPS biosynthesis protein) gives MKKYLISLEKDVKRRELFFSQPNTEDFEVFSAINTMSNDWEALNNRFDLALFEQRYGRKTTKGEVGCTLSHLAVYQKIAEDSTIADDDYCLVCEDDALFADDFQKHLDALLAQNLKADIILVGQSKIPTFNDSELELNYPSTFGFLQKNIPNSQYKYAYSYLNYFAGTVAYLIKKSTSFQFLAQCAGKNPYWLADDFILFEKNFKFDVLIVRPLMAIENPVLISNLEDLRGSLSNNLFKKAVKYPLKKLLAIKRNFTQLNS, from the coding sequence ATGAAGAAATATTTAATTTCATTAGAAAAAGATGTAAAAAGACGAGAGTTGTTTTTTAGTCAGCCCAATACGGAAGATTTTGAGGTGTTCAGTGCCATTAATACAATGAGTAATGATTGGGAGGCATTAAATAACCGTTTTGATTTGGCTCTATTTGAACAGCGATATGGGCGTAAAACCACTAAGGGCGAAGTAGGTTGTACTTTAAGCCATTTAGCCGTTTACCAAAAAATTGCCGAAGATAGCACTATTGCGGACGATGATTACTGCCTAGTGTGTGAAGATGATGCCTTATTTGCCGATGATTTCCAAAAACATCTTGATGCTTTATTAGCACAAAATTTAAAAGCCGATATTATTTTAGTTGGGCAGTCGAAAATTCCAACTTTTAACGATAGCGAATTAGAGCTTAATTACCCATCAACCTTTGGCTTTTTGCAAAAAAATATTCCGAATAGCCAATATAAATATGCTTATTCTTACCTGAATTATTTTGCTGGTACGGTTGCATATTTAATTAAAAAATCGACCTCTTTTCAGTTTTTAGCACAATGTGCCGGAAAAAATCCATACTGGCTTGCCGATGATTTTATTTTATTTGAAAAGAATTTCAAATTTGATGTGTTAATTGTCCGCCCGTTAATGGCGATAGAAAATCCTGTTCTAATTAGTAATTTGGAAGATTTGCGTGGTTCATTAAGTAATAACTTATTTAAAAAAGCCGTAAAATATCCACTTAAAAAATTACTGGCAATTAAACGTAATTTTACTCAGCTAAATTCATAA